TTTTTCATTAACTGCCCCTTGTGTGTAAAACTGTAATAAAAAAACAACTCCAATAAAAAAGTTTTTAGCTTTTAGAATAAAGCTGTAATTTTATTACACCAGTTTTCAACTCTTTCATCAGTTAAGTCAGATTGATTATCTTCATCAATAACAAGTCCAGCAAATTCACCATCTACCTCAGCTCTAGAATATTCATATTCATAACCATCAGTTGAAGTTTTTCCAATAATTTCTGCTTTATTCTCAATTAATGTCTCATACATTATTCCTAAAGCATCAACAAATTCATGACCATAACTTTCTTGATCTCCTAAACCAAAAAGAGCTACTTTTTTCCCTGAGAAATCCATTTCTTTTATATCATCAAAGCAATCTTCCCAATCATCTTGAAGTTCACCTTCTCCCCATGTAGAAATACCCATAATAATTACTTCACAATCATTCATTTTATCTACACCATCACTTGCTATATCAACTAAATCAAAACCTTCTAAATTATCATTAATTTTATTTGCTACTTCTTCTGTATTTCCTGTACTTGTTGCGTAAAATATTGCTTTCATTTTTTTCCTTTTATCTTAAAATTGATCTTAATGAATATGGGATTAGTTTTATTTCATATTCATCATCTATTATCATATCACTGCATTGTACTTTGATATGTTTATTAAAATTATCACTTTTAGGATATACTAAATAAACTTGTTTAAATTCTGTATTATTTATACAATTAATAGCTTTTTTTATATGACTATTTATATCTAATCTATTACTATTAATAAATTCCCAAAAAGTAAATATTTTTGTTTGTAATGTTCTTTCTTTATATATTAAATCTATACTATCATCATATATTTTTACCTCTCTATCAAATTGTTGTTTCATTATTTTATTAGACACAAAGTTTTGAAAAGTTTTCTCAGCATCTAAATACAAAGAAAACTTATTATCTAATAATGTTTTTATAAAGTAAATTGAAATATCAAAACTATTTTTACTTTCAATAAATATAGAATATTTATTAAATTTTAAATCATTTTTTTCTTGTAGTTTCAGGAAGAAATCTTTTATAAGTAAAGTTTTTTGTATATCAATTTTTACAGCCTTTGAATATACATAACTACATTGAAGATTAAAAAATATCTTTTTTAAGAATAATTCAAATAAATTAAAATTTTTACAATAATAAAAATCATTTTTTGTAAATTTATTATTGCACTTTTGATTTTCATTAAATAGTTTTAAAAACATTAATCTTTTATTTGTATTATTGTTAAACTTATCAAAGGACGGCAAGTTTTCCTCTTGCCATTCAAATCCAATTTTTTTCATTAATGTAAAGACTCACATATAATTTCATTTGTTAGTGTACTTAATTTTTTTCTATCCAAATTTTTATATCTCATACTAAGTAGTTTTACTATGGAACAAGACATTTTAGAATTAACTTCTCTCCCTGAGCATCTAAGTAGATGCCTAATCTCTTTTTTTAAAATTAAAGTTGACATAATTCTTCTCCTTCTTTATATCAATAAATAATTATCTTTTACCCAAAATTCTAATATCTATATTTGTAGTAAATTTATATTTAATATAGTTTTTATCAAGAATATGGGCAATAGCCAAAAACTCATCTAAATCTGCATCCATAACATCTTTTAGATTTACAATTCTGCTAGTTGCAGATTCATACTTATAGTTTTTAAAACCATTTAATTCATTTAAAATTAATTCACTCATTTATTCCTCACATTTATTCATATTAAGAAATTTACAAACCTCACAATACACAGAGCTTGCACTTCTTTTAGTACAGATAATTGGAATATTTTTCTTTTTTGCTTCTTTTCTATATTTATACATAGCATTATGATTTAAAAAATCAGTTAGCATTAAAACATAATCTGTATTTTGAGGTATATCTTTTCTACAAGCACTTGATTTTTTTCTTGTGTCCCAATGTGTTATAGAAAAACTACCTAACTGATCTAGAATACTTTTTATAGTATCAATTTTGTCCCCACCAATAATTAAAACTGACATTTATTTTCCTTTTATGATAATGAATATCAGTATATTAACAATTCAAAACTTAAAGTTTCATTATAATGAGAACTATTATCATAATAAAAATAAAAACTTTTATGATTTTTTTTATATAATTAAATTTTTAGGAGTTATTGTGAAAAACATTATATTTTTATTCACTTGTTTTTTATTTGTTTTAAATGCCGATGAAATACAACCATTAACCGAATCTTGGGAACCATACCAAATTGAGACAAAAGATGGATTAGAAGGTATAGGTATTGATTTAATAAAAGAAATACAAAAAAGAGTGGGCAATAAAAAAGAAATCAAAGTTTTCCCTTGGAAAAGAAGTTATAATATTACTTTAAATAAAAAAGGTTATGCTTTATTTCTTACTACAAAATCAAAGCACAGAGAAAACTTTTTTAAATGGGTAGGACCAGTTAATTCTATGAAAATTAAATTTTTTAAAAATGCAAGTAGAAAAGATTTATCAATAAATTCTATTGAGGATGCAAAGAAAGTGTCTTCTATAATAGTTGCAGAAAATACTATTTCAGAAGAAACTTTAAGAGAATTGGGATTTAAAAATTTAGAAATTAATACTATTTCAAATGGCAGTTTTTATAAACTTTTAGAAAATAAAGTTGATTTATATCCTGTAGAGTATGATTCATTTATATATAAACTAAAAAAAATGAAACTTGAAGATAAAATAATTCCTGTAAAAATGAAAGAACCTATTATTAAATCTCAACTATATATTGCTTTTAATAAGAAAACAGATGATAAAATCATAAAGAAATGGCAAAAAGCTTTAGATGATATTAAAAATGATGGAACATACAAAAGAATATTAGAAAGATATGGTAAAAGTGAAGAGACTTCTTTTAAATAAAACTGTATATATTATATCAATAATATTAATAATTCTTCTATCAATTTTATTTATTAATTTTAATCAAACAATAATAAAATCTACAGAAAAAACAAAAAATAAGTTGGAACAAATTGAAGACATTAGTAAAATTGATACTTTAGCTTCTTTTATTGCAAATTCAAGTGTAATTTATCTTTCTAATTTAGCAATAGAAGATTTGAAAGAAAAAATATTATTAGATTTTCAAAATAGATTCATTGAAGCAATTGTAATAAAAGATAATTATCTCAATGAAAATTTACTAATTGCTCACCGAACTGAAAATAATAAAATATTATTTGTAAAAAAACTACCTAAAAAATATTTTAAATATTATAATAGTATAAAAAAAGACATCATAGAAAATAAAACTTATACTAAAAATAAATTAGGAACAATTACCATTTATTATAAATCTTTTAATACTTATGGTAATTTAATAAACCTTACACAAAAAGAAAAAGACTATTTAAAAGAAAAAAAGATTCTTTATACTTGTATTCA
The DNA window shown above is from Halarcobacter mediterraneus and carries:
- a CDS encoding flavodoxin produces the protein MKAIFYATSTGNTEEVANKINDNLEGFDLVDIASDGVDKMNDCEVIIMGISTWGEGELQDDWEDCFDDIKEMDFSGKKVALFGLGDQESYGHEFVDALGIMYETLIENKAEIIGKTSTDGYEYEYSRAEVDGEFAGLVIDEDNQSDLTDERVENWCNKITALF
- a CDS encoding DUF2325 domain-containing protein, translating into MSVLIIGGDKIDTIKSILDQLGSFSITHWDTRKKSSACRKDIPQNTDYVLMLTDFLNHNAMYKYRKEAKKKNIPIICTKRSASSVYCEVCKFLNMNKCEE
- a CDS encoding substrate-binding periplasmic protein, with the protein product MKNIIFLFTCFLFVLNADEIQPLTESWEPYQIETKDGLEGIGIDLIKEIQKRVGNKKEIKVFPWKRSYNITLNKKGYALFLTTKSKHRENFFKWVGPVNSMKIKFFKNASRKDLSINSIEDAKKVSSIIVAENTISEETLRELGFKNLEINTISNGSFYKLLENKVDLYPVEYDSFIYKLKKMKLEDKIIPVKMKEPIIKSQLYIAFNKKTDDKIIKKWQKALDDIKNDGTYKRILERYGKSEETSFK